In a genomic window of Ignavibacteriales bacterium:
- the leuC gene encoding 3-isopropylmalate dehydratase large subunit, which produces MNKPLTLFEKVWNNHLVAQEPDSPAVLYIDLHLLHEVTSPQAFTGLRQRGLKVRRPNKSFATVDHSIPTVDPSIPMTDKIAEKQIQQLETNAREFGIRFFGMNSPQRGIVHVIGPELGLTQPGMTIVCGDSHTSTHGAFGALAFGIGTSEVEHVLATQCLLQRQPKTFEVRVEGKLQPGVTAKDIILSLLSRIGVAGGTGHVFEYTGSAIRSLDMEERMTVCNMSIEGGARAGMIAPDETSYQYISGKEYAPKNSTWDRMLSYWKTLPSDEGAGYDRTITINAGELSPMITYGTNPGMGMAVTGSVPDPGSMTDASVKLAFQKSLDYMGLKPGELLAGKPVDVVFIGSCTNSRISDLRQASTIFKGRKVSAGVRVLVVPGSQAIKVQAEAEGLDVIFRQAGAEWRESGCSMCIAMNGDQLSPGQVAVSTSNRNFEGRQGKGGRTLLASPLTAAAAAVTGKITDVRTLLTYS; this is translated from the coding sequence ATGAACAAACCTTTGACGCTGTTTGAGAAAGTGTGGAACAATCATCTCGTCGCACAGGAACCTGATTCGCCTGCCGTCCTGTACATCGACCTTCATTTGCTTCACGAGGTCACGTCGCCGCAGGCGTTCACCGGACTGCGTCAGCGCGGCCTCAAGGTCAGACGTCCGAATAAGTCGTTCGCGACCGTCGATCACAGCATCCCGACGGTTGATCCGTCGATCCCGATGACGGACAAGATAGCAGAGAAACAAATCCAGCAGCTGGAGACCAATGCCCGCGAGTTCGGCATTCGGTTCTTTGGAATGAACAGTCCCCAGCGCGGCATTGTCCATGTTATCGGCCCTGAGCTTGGATTGACGCAGCCCGGAATGACCATCGTGTGCGGAGACAGCCACACATCCACGCACGGGGCATTCGGTGCCTTGGCGTTTGGCATCGGTACCAGTGAGGTCGAACACGTGCTGGCGACACAGTGCCTGCTTCAGCGTCAACCGAAGACATTTGAGGTGCGCGTCGAAGGGAAGCTCCAGCCGGGAGTGACCGCGAAGGATATCATCCTTTCACTCCTCTCGAGGATTGGAGTCGCCGGAGGTACGGGGCACGTCTTTGAGTACACCGGCAGCGCGATCAGATCTCTGGATATGGAAGAGCGAATGACGGTCTGCAACATGTCGATCGAAGGCGGAGCGCGGGCGGGGATGATAGCGCCTGATGAGACATCGTATCAGTATATCTCCGGAAAGGAATATGCCCCGAAGAATTCTACATGGGACAGGATGCTCAGTTACTGGAAGACTCTTCCGAGCGACGAGGGCGCAGGCTACGACAGAACCATAACGATCAACGCGGGCGAATTGAGTCCCATGATCACCTACGGTACTAACCCAGGTATGGGCATGGCTGTGACTGGTTCTGTGCCGGACCCAGGCTCTATGACAGACGCTTCAGTGAAGCTCGCATTTCAAAAGTCACTCGATTACATGGGATTGAAACCGGGTGAACTCCTGGCAGGTAAGCCGGTCGACGTTGTGTTTATCGGAAGCTGCACAAATTCCCGCATCAGCGACCTGCGCCAGGCGTCGACCATTTTCAAAGGGAGAAAGGTCTCTGCTGGTGTGCGTGTGCTGGTCGTGCCCGGATCGCAGGCGATCAAAGTTCAGGCGGAGGCGGAAGGACTCGATGTCATTTTTAGGCAGGCAGGTGCCGAGTGGCGTGAATCCGGTTGCTCGATGTGCATCGCCATGAACGGTGATCAGCTGAGTCCCGGGCAGGTCGCAGTCTCCACGAGCAACCGGAACTTTGAAGGGCGCCAGGGAAAAGGGGGGCGAACGCTTCTTGCCTCTCCGCTGACGGCTGCTGCAGCTGCGGTTACCGGCAAGATCACTGATGTTCGTACGCTTCTCACTTACTCATAA
- a CDS encoding 2-isopropylmalate synthase: MEERIYIFDTTLRDGEQSPGCSLNLEEKVRMARQLELLRVDVIEAGFPIASVGDFEAVQVIARTIEHCTVAALCRTVKGDIDRAWEAIQYAKKPRIHTFIATSDIHLTHKLRKSRDQALADAVEGIKHAKSLCSDVEFSCEDASRSSIDFLCSIVAAAIDAGATVINLPDTVGYAVPEEYGAMFRMVKERVPASRHITLSSHCHNDFGLAVANSLAAIRNGVRQVECTINGIGERAGNAALEEIVMAIRTRKETLGVDTTVNAEEIYKSSKLLSTLTGMMVQRNKAIVGANAFAHEAGIHQDGMLKSRITYEIMTPQSVGIKHSTLVLGKHSGRHALKQRYTELGYELATEDLERAYQSFCTIADQKKDIFDEDLIAIVEDRESAAEDFYHLDNIQVLSGTNLRPTATVELRLRDERFVDSATGDGPVDAAYKAIERITGIIGKLTEYSIKSVTFGHDAIGEVFVRVDFEGVLFNGRAVSTDVITGSAKAYLEALNRANSARKRREGQQATQKPETVPM, encoded by the coding sequence ATGGAAGAACGGATCTACATCTTTGACACCACCCTTCGCGACGGGGAACAGTCGCCCGGCTGCAGCCTGAACCTGGAAGAAAAAGTGAGGATGGCGCGGCAGCTTGAGCTGCTTCGTGTGGATGTCATCGAGGCAGGGTTTCCAATTGCCTCCGTAGGCGACTTTGAGGCGGTTCAAGTCATCGCCCGGACGATTGAGCACTGCACCGTCGCCGCCCTGTGCCGCACGGTCAAGGGAGACATCGACAGGGCGTGGGAGGCGATTCAATATGCGAAGAAGCCGCGCATTCATACATTTATCGCCACATCCGACATCCACCTGACACACAAACTCAGGAAGAGCCGAGATCAGGCTCTTGCCGATGCGGTGGAGGGGATCAAGCACGCCAAGTCCCTTTGCTCCGATGTGGAGTTTTCCTGTGAGGATGCCTCCCGGAGCAGCATCGATTTTCTCTGTTCGATCGTCGCTGCGGCCATCGATGCCGGCGCGACTGTCATCAACCTGCCAGACACGGTCGGCTATGCTGTCCCGGAAGAGTACGGCGCGATGTTCCGCATGGTGAAGGAGCGAGTCCCCGCGAGTCGACACATCACACTCAGCTCTCACTGCCATAACGATTTCGGTCTTGCTGTTGCGAACTCACTCGCCGCGATCAGAAACGGAGTGAGGCAAGTAGAATGCACGATCAATGGGATCGGCGAGCGGGCCGGAAATGCCGCGCTGGAAGAAATTGTGATGGCGATCCGGACGAGGAAGGAAACGCTTGGCGTTGACACCACTGTGAATGCTGAAGAGATCTACAAGTCGAGCAAGCTTCTGAGCACGTTGACCGGCATGATGGTCCAGCGCAACAAGGCTATCGTCGGTGCCAATGCGTTTGCGCACGAGGCAGGCATTCATCAGGATGGCATGCTCAAGAGCCGCATCACGTATGAGATCATGACCCCGCAATCGGTGGGGATTAAGCATAGCACACTGGTGTTGGGGAAACACTCCGGCCGCCACGCTTTGAAGCAGCGATATACGGAACTCGGCTATGAATTGGCGACCGAGGACCTGGAACGGGCATATCAGTCATTTTGCACCATCGCCGATCAGAAGAAGGACATTTTCGACGAGGATCTGATCGCCATCGTCGAAGATCGTGAGAGCGCGGCAGAGGATTTCTATCATCTCGACAATATTCAGGTGCTCAGCGGCACGAACCTTCGCCCAACGGCGACCGTCGAGTTGCGGCTGCGTGATGAGCGCTTCGTGGATTCTGCCACCGGAGATGGACCGGTGGACGCTGCATACAAGGCCATCGAACGCATCACGGGTATCATAGGGAAACTAACCGAATACTCGATCAAGTCGGTGACATTCGGGCATGACGCGATCGGCGAAGTATTCGTGCGGGTGGACTTCGAAGGAGTTCTTTTCAACGGCAGGGCAGTAAGTACCGACGTTATTACGGGAAGCGCGAAGGCATATCTTGAAGCGCTGAATCGTGCAAACAGTGCCAGGAAGCGGCGGGAAGGGCAGCAAGCTACTCAAAAACCCGAAACTGTTCCAATGTAA
- the gltB gene encoding glutamate synthase large subunit, with protein MNPYPLYDPRFEHDACGTGFVANIAGGKSHEIVRQAIRSVCNLTHRGAVAADTQTGDGAGILTQLPVKFFVEQVNGLSSRLESDADLGVGMFFMPANEDAYSLCKALVEHSVSRHGLGLLGWRKVPVDMEVIGDSSALTAPRIQQILVKKPRHLGALEYERQLFLVRKEIEKHLLKTRIDDFYVCSFSSRTIVYKGLMIATALDKFYPDLQSGSFESAFGIYHQRYSTNTFPTWNLAQPFRMLAHNGEINTIQGNRIWTAAREAEIVSDYWGEDIRFLKPLIQPKGSDSANLDNALEALTLSGRSILHSMMMLVPEAWRARDDITQQAKDFYEYNECFSEPWDGPAALVFSDGTTVGATLDRNGLRPARYKITSTGLIVLSSEVGALEIDDALVVEKGRLGPGQMIAVDTAKGILLKDVEIKNEIGGHKSYSTWVKNITKLGRLTQVEPLNGAGPTGEHLVRYQICFGYSAEEIPALFKPMMEEAKEPVGSMGDDAPLAVLSKLPKLLPSYFRQQFAQVTNPPIDPIRERLVMSLTSKLGYRHNWFGESPEHAKQVELESPILFNSELERLRSLEDPAFQTATLSVLFNASEGEDGMQSAIRKICQAAEGAADEGKFLVVLSDRGIDGEKAPIPILLAVGAVHNHLLRLQKRLKLSVVAETAEPRDVHHFATLIGYGANAVNPYLAFETIRSLVPPASPDALNQACANFRTAIENGILKVISKMGICLLGSYRGAQIFEAIGIADEVVEAYFTGTPTRIGGLGLREIAREALDRHTRAFGGGVGNLVDEGMYRYRRNGERRAWSPDALRAMQKLRVSGSGEDYDHLKKALSDSGPVGLKDLLEFKKINSPVPIAEVESIEDIRRRFTTAAMSLGALSPEIHETIAIAMNRIGGKSNSGEGGEDPRRFHVMPNGDWSNSAIKQVASARFGVTAEYLASAKELEIKMAQGSKPGEGGQIPGNKVSPLIARLRKAMPGVSLISPPPHHDIYSIEDLAQLIYDLKQVNPRARVCVKLVSEAGVGTIAAGVAKAYADVILISGYDGGTGASPLSSIKNAGAPWELGIAEAQQVLVMNGLRERVTLRVDGGLKTGRDIVIAAMLGAEEFNFGTAALVALGCRYVRQCHLNTCPVGIATQDEKLRARIEGNPDMLIRYLDAVADDVRRILSDLGFRSLTEIIGRTDLLRQLAVTDHPKANTIDLSRILARRNYERDQRLRVWYRNDKPDKPLDDTILQDVKDSLRDKSPIVRSYKIRNTHRSIATKLSGEIAYMYGDHGLPPKTIELRLSGSAGQSFGAFLVQGVKLVLVGEANDYVGKGMCGGEIVIMPSRQRKNTTHDVVMGNTVLYGATRGSLFACGRAGERFAVRNSGALAVVEGTGDHACEYMTNGSVVVLGTVGRNFGAGMTGGAAYVLDFLGDFHKRCNSELVRFHRLDDPEDARLLLSFISRHVEETGSARAQKILMNWTEYQQMFWKVVPIQAAKQTVGVSAQTAAEPKL; from the coding sequence TTGAATCCTTATCCACTATACGATCCAAGGTTTGAGCACGATGCCTGCGGCACCGGTTTCGTTGCGAATATCGCGGGGGGCAAAAGCCACGAAATCGTTCGTCAGGCAATCCGCTCGGTGTGTAACCTCACGCACCGCGGCGCCGTCGCGGCCGATACCCAAACCGGCGACGGAGCGGGTATCCTGACTCAACTTCCCGTGAAGTTCTTCGTGGAGCAGGTGAACGGTTTGTCATCACGCCTCGAATCGGATGCCGATCTCGGTGTGGGGATGTTCTTCATGCCGGCAAATGAAGATGCGTATTCGCTGTGCAAGGCACTTGTAGAACATTCTGTCTCCCGCCACGGTCTGGGCCTGCTTGGATGGCGTAAGGTCCCGGTTGACATGGAAGTTATCGGCGACAGCTCGGCGCTCACCGCGCCAAGAATCCAGCAGATCCTTGTCAAGAAACCGCGGCATCTCGGTGCACTGGAGTACGAACGCCAACTCTTTCTCGTGCGGAAAGAAATCGAGAAGCATCTCCTGAAAACAAGAATCGATGATTTCTATGTCTGCTCCTTCTCCAGCCGTACAATCGTCTACAAAGGGTTGATGATTGCGACCGCTCTTGACAAGTTCTATCCGGACCTGCAGAGCGGCAGTTTTGAGTCTGCCTTTGGTATTTATCACCAGAGGTACAGCACCAACACCTTCCCGACGTGGAACCTCGCTCAGCCCTTCCGCATGCTCGCACACAACGGTGAAATCAATACGATCCAGGGAAATCGAATCTGGACAGCGGCACGCGAAGCGGAAATCGTCTCCGATTATTGGGGCGAAGACATCCGGTTCCTGAAGCCGCTCATCCAGCCCAAGGGGAGCGATTCGGCGAACCTGGACAATGCCCTCGAAGCGCTGACTCTCTCCGGGAGATCGATCCTGCATTCGATGATGATGCTTGTCCCGGAAGCGTGGCGGGCGCGTGATGACATCACGCAGCAGGCAAAAGACTTCTACGAATACAATGAGTGCTTCAGCGAGCCGTGGGACGGACCGGCGGCCCTGGTGTTCAGTGACGGGACAACCGTCGGTGCCACACTCGACCGTAATGGCCTGCGCCCTGCACGGTACAAGATCACTTCAACGGGTCTGATCGTCCTGAGCTCCGAGGTCGGCGCACTGGAAATCGACGATGCTCTGGTTGTTGAAAAAGGACGACTCGGGCCTGGACAGATGATCGCCGTCGATACCGCGAAGGGCATCCTTCTGAAGGATGTCGAGATCAAAAACGAAATCGGGGGTCACAAGTCGTATTCGACGTGGGTCAAGAATATCACCAAGCTTGGCCGTTTAACGCAGGTCGAACCTTTGAACGGTGCAGGACCAACTGGGGAGCATCTGGTCAGGTACCAGATTTGTTTCGGTTACAGCGCCGAAGAAATCCCCGCGCTGTTTAAACCGATGATGGAGGAAGCGAAGGAACCTGTGGGGTCAATGGGGGACGATGCTCCGCTCGCAGTATTGTCGAAACTGCCGAAATTGCTCCCATCATATTTCCGGCAGCAGTTCGCACAGGTGACGAACCCCCCGATCGACCCTATCAGGGAACGCCTGGTCATGTCTCTGACAAGTAAACTCGGATATCGCCACAACTGGTTCGGTGAGTCTCCTGAGCATGCGAAGCAGGTCGAGCTCGAGAGCCCGATTCTGTTCAACTCGGAGTTGGAGCGGCTGCGCTCGCTTGAAGATCCGGCGTTTCAGACAGCAACGCTCTCGGTCCTGTTCAATGCTTCCGAAGGCGAGGATGGGATGCAATCTGCGATCAGGAAGATCTGTCAGGCTGCCGAAGGTGCCGCCGACGAAGGGAAGTTCCTGGTTGTCCTGAGCGATCGCGGTATTGATGGCGAGAAAGCCCCCATTCCAATCCTGCTCGCGGTAGGTGCTGTTCATAATCATCTCCTGCGACTCCAGAAGCGGCTCAAACTGAGCGTTGTTGCGGAAACGGCTGAACCGAGGGATGTTCATCATTTCGCTACACTCATCGGATATGGAGCAAATGCGGTGAATCCGTACCTCGCATTTGAGACCATACGTTCATTGGTCCCGCCTGCTTCGCCGGATGCGCTCAATCAGGCATGTGCGAACTTCCGGACGGCGATCGAAAACGGCATCCTTAAGGTCATCTCCAAAATGGGGATCTGTCTGCTCGGTTCATATCGCGGCGCACAGATCTTCGAGGCTATCGGCATCGCGGACGAAGTGGTCGAAGCATACTTCACCGGTACTCCGACACGCATAGGAGGACTCGGGCTGAGAGAAATCGCGCGAGAAGCTCTGGACCGGCACACGAGAGCATTCGGCGGCGGCGTCGGCAACCTTGTCGATGAGGGGATGTATCGGTATAGAAGGAATGGCGAACGCCGGGCATGGTCTCCCGACGCGCTGCGCGCGATGCAGAAACTCCGCGTCAGCGGATCCGGCGAAGATTATGATCATCTAAAAAAAGCGCTCTCTGACTCAGGCCCGGTTGGCCTCAAAGACCTGCTCGAGTTCAAGAAAATCAATTCTCCGGTTCCAATCGCCGAGGTCGAATCGATCGAGGACATTCGCAGGAGGTTCACGACCGCTGCAATGTCGCTTGGTGCACTCTCGCCAGAGATTCACGAGACGATCGCGATAGCGATGAATCGCATCGGAGGCAAGAGCAACAGCGGAGAAGGGGGTGAGGATCCCAGGCGGTTTCATGTGATGCCGAACGGCGACTGGTCCAATAGCGCCATTAAACAGGTCGCATCCGCCAGATTTGGCGTGACGGCGGAGTATCTCGCCAGCGCGAAGGAACTCGAAATCAAGATGGCGCAGGGATCCAAGCCGGGAGAGGGGGGACAAATCCCCGGCAACAAAGTGTCTCCACTGATAGCCCGTCTCCGGAAAGCCATGCCTGGTGTTTCGCTGATTTCGCCGCCGCCGCATCACGACATTTATAGCATTGAAGACCTGGCTCAGCTGATTTACGATTTGAAACAGGTGAATCCACGGGCAAGGGTGTGCGTGAAGCTCGTTTCGGAAGCAGGAGTTGGCACGATAGCCGCCGGTGTCGCGAAGGCGTACGCCGACGTGATCCTGATAAGCGGATATGACGGGGGGACCGGCGCTTCTCCGTTGAGCTCCATCAAGAACGCGGGTGCTCCCTGGGAGCTTGGCATCGCGGAGGCGCAACAGGTCCTTGTGATGAACGGTCTGCGGGAACGTGTGACGCTCCGGGTTGACGGAGGGTTGAAGACCGGCCGCGATATCGTCATTGCCGCCATGCTCGGCGCCGAGGAATTCAATTTCGGCACCGCAGCCCTTGTCGCCCTCGGATGCCGGTACGTGCGGCAGTGTCACCTCAACACATGTCCTGTCGGTATCGCGACGCAGGATGAAAAACTCCGGGCGCGCATCGAGGGGAATCCCGACATGCTCATCCGCTATCTCGACGCCGTCGCGGACGATGTGCGGAGGATACTCTCGGATCTGGGTTTCCGTTCGCTGACTGAGATTATCGGCAGAACAGACCTCTTGCGTCAGTTGGCGGTCACGGACCATCCAAAAGCGAACACAATCGACCTGAGCCGGATTCTCGCTCGGCGTAACTATGAACGCGATCAGCGTCTGAGAGTCTGGTACCGGAATGACAAGCCGGACAAACCGCTCGATGACACAATTTTGCAGGACGTGAAGGATTCCTTGCGCGACAAGTCCCCCATCGTCCGGAGCTACAAGATTCGCAATACGCATCGTTCGATAGCCACAAAGCTCTCCGGCGAGATCGCGTACATGTACGGTGATCATGGATTGCCGCCGAAAACGATCGAACTGCGGCTTTCGGGGAGTGCGGGTCAGAGTTTCGGAGCATTTCTCGTCCAGGGTGTAAAGCTCGTCCTTGTAGGAGAAGCGAACGATTACGTCGGAAAAGGGATGTGCGGAGGCGAAATCGTCATCATGCCGTCGCGCCAGCGAAAGAACACGACGCACGATGTGGTCATGGGAAACACCGTGCTCTACGGCGCAACGAGAGGATCGTTGTTTGCGTGTGGCCGGGCGGGAGAACGATTCGCCGTTCGTAACAGCGGCGCACTCGCGGTCGTCGAAGGGACCGGAGATCACGCGTGTGAATACATGACAAACGGCAGCGTGGTTGTGCTTGGGACCGTGGGGAGGAACTTCGGGGCCGGAATGACCGGAGGTGCAGCGTATGTACTCGACTTCCTGGGAGACTTCCACAAAAGGTGCAACTCGGAGCTGGTTCGTTTTCACCGCCTCGATGACCCGGAGGACGCTCGGCTGTTGCTCTCGTTCATCTCCCGTCACGTCGAGGAGACCGGCAGCGCACGTGCGCAGAAGATTCTCATGAATTGGACGGAGTATCAACAGATGTTCTGGAAGGTTGTGCCCATACAAGCGGCAAAACAAACCGTCGGTGTGTCCGCCCAAACAGCGGCCGAACCAAAATTGTGA
- the ilvN gene encoding acetolactate synthase small subunit — translation MTHTQQPGSQGGNEANPPAHLKRHTISVLVENKFGAFVRVAGMFSAKGYNIDSLSVGPTEEESISRMTIVTRGDDQIIEQITKQLHKLIDTLKVVDLTFENFVERELVLVKVQSTQSSRSEIMQIAEIFRAKVVDISVKSLTLEATGSQQKVDAIIKMLKPFGIKELARTGRVALKREFQGEV, via the coding sequence ATGACACACACACAGCAACCAGGAAGTCAAGGCGGCAATGAAGCGAACCCGCCGGCTCATCTCAAACGGCACACCATTTCTGTCCTGGTGGAGAACAAGTTCGGAGCGTTCGTGCGGGTCGCCGGTATGTTCTCTGCGAAAGGGTACAACATCGACAGTCTTTCCGTCGGACCGACCGAAGAAGAGTCGATTTCGAGGATGACAATTGTCACGCGGGGTGACGACCAGATCATCGAGCAGATTACGAAGCAGCTCCACAAGCTCATCGATACGCTCAAGGTGGTCGACTTGACCTTCGAGAATTTCGTGGAGCGCGAGTTGGTGCTCGTCAAGGTGCAGTCCACCCAGAGCTCCCGTTCCGAGATTATGCAGATCGCAGAGATCTTTCGCGCGAAAGTTGTCGACATCAGCGTGAAATCTCTGACCCTGGAGGCTACGGGAAGCCAGCAGAAGGTCGATGCGATTATCAAAATGCTGAAGCCATTCGGGATCAAGGAACTTGCCCGGACGGGAAGAGTCGCCCTGAAGCGGGAGTTCCAGGGGGAAGTGTAA
- the ilvB gene encoding biosynthetic-type acetolactate synthase large subunit: MSAHKASGTQKKGGKMMTGAEIFVRCLIAEGVEVLFGYPGGATIGIYDALVDLSHIKHVLVRHEQGATHAAEGYAKATGKPGVVLVTSGPGATNTVTGIADAFMDSIPIVVFTGQVPLNLIGNDAFQEADIVGITRPITKHNYLVRDVNELAKTVKEAFYIATTGRPGPVLVDLPKDVMAQKAMFEYPESVELRSYKPVTDGHLKQIKKAAELINAAKRPVLYVGGGVIQSNAAAELKKLADTLGCPVTTTLHGLGAYPENEPLALGMLGMHGTWYSNVAVQYCDVLIAVGARFDDRVTGKVEAFAAEAKKIHIDIDPSAISKNVPVDVPIVGDVKTVLKKLIESVHRLDTKDWLATIEEWKREHPLRYRSGEAIRAQYVIQKLAEITGGNAVVVTDVGQHQMWTAQFFNWVHPRSHITSGGLGTMGFSLPAAMGASFGHTGLPIISISGDGGFQMNSQEMATIVEHKLPMKVFVINNGFLGMVRQWQELFWRRRYSHVGLQNPNFVKLAEAYGCPAYRVTRAAEVEDVIRKALDQKDGPVFVEFVVAQEDNVYPMIPAGQTVNEIIDVPEPVAAPAGGAPEETLMTVSKGQHIHSMADQKP; encoded by the coding sequence ATGTCGGCACATAAGGCTTCGGGGACGCAGAAGAAGGGCGGCAAGATGATGACGGGTGCAGAAATATTCGTCCGCTGCCTTATTGCGGAGGGGGTTGAAGTCCTCTTCGGGTATCCGGGAGGTGCGACGATTGGCATTTATGATGCCCTTGTCGATCTCTCGCACATTAAGCACGTTCTCGTGCGCCACGAACAGGGGGCGACGCACGCGGCGGAAGGATACGCAAAAGCTACCGGAAAACCGGGTGTCGTTCTCGTCACGTCGGGCCCCGGGGCAACGAACACCGTCACGGGGATTGCCGACGCCTTCATGGATTCAATTCCCATTGTGGTGTTTACCGGGCAGGTTCCGCTCAATTTGATCGGGAACGATGCCTTCCAGGAGGCCGATATCGTCGGTATCACCAGGCCTATTACCAAGCACAACTACCTCGTCCGCGACGTGAACGAACTCGCGAAGACCGTCAAAGAAGCGTTCTATATCGCCACCACCGGCAGACCGGGCCCTGTCCTTGTCGATTTGCCAAAAGACGTGATGGCGCAGAAAGCCATGTTCGAGTATCCCGAGAGCGTTGAGCTTCGCAGCTACAAGCCGGTAACGGACGGTCATCTGAAGCAGATAAAGAAAGCGGCCGAACTCATTAACGCCGCGAAGAGGCCGGTTCTCTACGTAGGAGGCGGCGTCATACAGTCAAACGCCGCGGCGGAGTTGAAGAAACTTGCGGATACATTGGGGTGCCCCGTGACGACCACGTTGCACGGACTCGGAGCGTATCCTGAAAACGAACCTCTTGCGCTCGGTATGCTGGGGATGCACGGAACCTGGTATTCCAACGTGGCTGTTCAGTACTGCGACGTTCTGATCGCAGTCGGTGCCCGTTTTGATGACCGCGTCACAGGCAAGGTGGAAGCGTTCGCCGCTGAAGCAAAGAAAATCCATATTGACATCGATCCGTCGGCGATCAGCAAAAACGTCCCCGTCGATGTTCCGATCGTCGGTGACGTCAAGACGGTTTTGAAGAAACTCATCGAGTCTGTCCATCGGTTGGATACGAAGGACTGGCTGGCGACGATAGAAGAGTGGAAACGGGAACATCCGTTGCGCTACAGGAGCGGTGAAGCAATTCGTGCTCAGTACGTCATTCAGAAACTCGCAGAAATCACAGGCGGCAACGCTGTTGTGGTCACCGACGTCGGCCAGCATCAGATGTGGACGGCACAATTCTTCAATTGGGTTCACCCCCGGTCTCACATCACCTCGGGAGGCCTTGGCACAATGGGATTCTCGCTCCCTGCGGCCATGGGCGCAAGCTTCGGGCACACAGGATTGCCGATCATTTCGATCAGCGGCGATGGCGGATTCCAGATGAACAGCCAGGAAATGGCGACCATCGTTGAACACAAGCTTCCTATGAAGGTGTTCGTCATCAACAACGGGTTCCTAGGAATGGTCCGTCAATGGCAGGAACTCTTCTGGCGGAGAAGATACTCCCACGTCGGATTGCAGAATCCCAATTTCGTGAAGCTCGCCGAGGCGTACGGTTGTCCCGCGTATCGCGTCACACGCGCGGCGGAAGTAGAAGATGTTATCAGGAAGGCGCTCGACCAGAAGGATGGTCCCGTCTTTGTCGAATTTGTGGTCGCACAGGAAGACAACGTCTATCCGATGATTCCTGCAGGGCAAACAGTGAACGAAATCATCGATGTCCCTGAGCCCGTCGCCGCGCCTGCAGGCGGAGCCCCCGAAGAAACCTTGATGACGGTGAGCAAGGGACAACACATTCATTCAATGGCGGATCAGAAACCATGA